A window of Desulfobulbus oralis genomic DNA:
AGAGGTGGCGCAGGCCAGATGGGAGCTGGCCCGGAAAGGCGGTCAGGCCCCGGCTGCCGGGCTGGTGGTGGACACGCTGTTCCGCAAGGGCGAATGGGTTTCGGCAGGCAGTCCGGTGGTGCAGCTTTTGCCGCCCGAGGCTGTCAAGTTCCGCTTTTTCGTGCCAGAGACGCGGTTGGGCAGCCTGCGGCTGGGTACAGCGCTGCACTGCCTGGTGGACGGCAGGCCGGAGCCGGTGGCCGCTCAGATCGTATGGATCGCGCCGGAAGCCGAATATACGCCGCCGGTGATCTACAGTAACGAAACCCGGAGCAAGCTGGTCTTCATGGTGGAGGCCAGGCCAGCTGAGCCGGCACTTGCCGGCCGGCTGCACCCGGGCCAGCCCGTGCAGGTGCTGCTGCAATAGAGGGGCATTGCCCCGCAGAGCAATCCCGTCAAACGCCCACCGCTCACAAGCCCATGCCTGAAACCAACCAAGATGCGGCTGCCATTGACGTGCATGATCTGAGCAAGCGCTTCGGCAGAAAGCTGGTGGTGGACCGGGTCTCGCTCAGGGTGGAGCACGGCGAAATCTATGGCTTCCTTGGCCCGAACGGGAGCGGCAAGACCACGTGCATCCGCCTGATGTGCGGCCTTCTGACCCCGGATTCCGGCAGTGGCACCTGTCTGGGCTTTGACATTCTGAGGGAAAGCGCCGCCATCAAACGCCGGGTCGGCTACATGACCCAGAAATTCTCCTTTTGGGACGACTTGAGCATCCGCCAGAATCTGCATTTTGTGGCCCGGCTCTTCGAGATGAAAGAACGCCGGGCCGCGGTGGCGGCGACCATGGAAAAGATGGGGCTTGGCAGCCGGGCCGAGCAGTTGGCCGGATCGCTGTCCGGCGGCTGGAAGCAGCGGCTCGCCCTTGCGGCCTGCATGCTGCACCAGCCGGAACTGCTGCTTCTGGACGAACCCACCGCAGGCGTTGACCCCATGGCGCGCCGGGATTTCTGGGACGAGCTGCACCGGCTGGCGGCCAGCGGCATTTCGATCCTGGTCAGCACGCACTACATGGACGGGGCCGAACGCTGCCACAAGCTGGCCTGTATTGCCTCTGGCCAACTGCTGGCCACCGGCACGGCCCAGGAGATTGTGGCCGCGCAGGGGCTGGCGACCCTGGCCGTGACCGGGTCGGGTCTGAACGCCCTGGCGGAACGTCTGAAGACGCTGCCCGCTATCGAGCAGACCGTGATGTTCGGCGCGGCCCTGCACGTAAGCGGCAGGGACGAGCACGCGCTGCTGGCCACGCTGCGGCAGACCGCCTGGCCGGGCCAGGAGATCCGGCCCGTAGAGACCGGCCTGGAAGACGCCTTCATCGCCCTGATGCGCCGGGCCACAGACAACCTTGGAG
This region includes:
- a CDS encoding ABC transporter ATP-binding protein, whose amino-acid sequence is MPETNQDAAAIDVHDLSKRFGRKLVVDRVSLRVEHGEIYGFLGPNGSGKTTCIRLMCGLLTPDSGSGTCLGFDILRESAAIKRRVGYMTQKFSFWDDLSIRQNLHFVARLFEMKERRAAVAATMEKMGLGSRAEQLAGSLSGGWKQRLALAACMLHQPELLLLDEPTAGVDPMARRDFWDELHRLAASGISILVSTHYMDGAERCHKLACIASGQLLATGTAQEIVAAQGLATLAVTGSGLNALAERLKTLPAIEQTVMFGAALHVSGRDEHALLATLRQTAWPGQEIRPVETGLEDAFIALMRRATDNLGAAS